The following are encoded in a window of Nocardioides houyundeii genomic DNA:
- a CDS encoding YgaP family membrane protein produces MNLDRAVLAVAGTVTLLSVLLTLTVSTWWLLLTAFVGLNLLQSSLTGFCPAAVLLRRVGVPSGCAFAPPAQSPHAESRS; encoded by the coding sequence GTGAACCTCGACCGCGCCGTCCTCGCCGTGGCCGGGACCGTCACCCTCCTCAGCGTGCTCCTGACCTTGACCGTGTCGACCTGGTGGCTGTTGCTGACCGCGTTCGTCGGACTCAACCTCCTCCAGTCCAGCCTCACCGGCTTCTGCCCCGCTGCTGTCCTGCTGCGTCGCGTCGGCGTGCCGAGCGGCTGCGCATTCGCTCCGCCCGCCCAGTCGCCCCACGCCGAGTCACGCTCATGA
- a CDS encoding alcohol dehydrogenase catalytic domain-containing protein has translation MAGSAAVAPTVLASQFLGPGDVLVDVRAAGVNPLDVMIRNGEFKQVLNYPRPFTLGHDVSGTVTELGADVGGF, from the coding sequence ATGGCTGGTTCGGCAGCGGTGGCACCGACAGTTCTGGCGTCACAGTTCCTGGGTCCCGGCGACGTCCTGGTCGACGTACGCGCGGCCGGCGTCAACCCGCTCGACGTGATGATCCGCAACGGGGAGTTCAAGCAGGTCCTGAACTACCCGCGACCGTTCACCCTGGGCCATGACGTCTCAGGCACCGTCACCGAGCTCGGCGCCGACGTGGGTGGCTTCTAG
- a CDS encoding IS481 family transposase: MSKARLIITAVVLEGRPQADVARSYDVSPSWVSKLVARYRTEGDAAFEPRSRRPHTNPTAIPTQTADLILELRDKLTTAGHDAGPDTIAWHLTQHHHTTVSVATISRYLTRAGLVTPEPKKKPKASYIRFQAAMPNETWQSDFTHYPLTDTTTFPKGIEIITWLDDCTRYALHVSAHRAITTPIVLNTFRKAAGQHGIPGSTLTDNGMVYTVRLAGHGRQGGRNGFEQQLRDWHVVQKNSRPNHPTTCGKVERFQQTMKKWLRAQPDQPATIDQLQTLLDRFAAEYNQHRPHRSLPHRATPAALYDTMPKAVPGPSRDAQTHDRIRHDRVDKSGTVTLRVAGQLRHIGVGRTHNRTHVILLVQDLDVRVINAITGELLRELTIDTSKDYQPRNAKDPNPQ, encoded by the coding sequence GTGTCGAAAGCCAGACTGATCATCACCGCGGTCGTCCTCGAGGGACGCCCACAAGCCGACGTCGCCCGCAGCTACGACGTCTCACCCAGCTGGGTCAGCAAACTCGTGGCCCGCTACCGAACCGAGGGCGATGCCGCCTTCGAACCCCGCTCCCGGCGCCCGCACACCAACCCGACCGCGATCCCCACCCAGACCGCGGACCTGATCCTCGAGCTACGCGACAAGCTCACCACAGCCGGCCACGACGCCGGACCCGACACCATCGCCTGGCACCTGACCCAGCACCACCACACAACCGTGTCCGTGGCCACGATCAGCCGCTACCTGACCCGTGCCGGCCTCGTCACCCCCGAACCCAAGAAGAAACCGAAGGCCTCCTACATCCGGTTCCAGGCCGCCATGCCCAACGAGACCTGGCAGTCCGACTTCACCCACTACCCGTTGACCGACACCACGACCTTCCCCAAGGGCATCGAGATCATCACCTGGCTCGACGACTGCACCCGCTACGCCCTCCACGTGTCCGCGCACCGGGCGATCACCACCCCGATCGTCCTCAACACGTTCCGCAAAGCCGCAGGTCAGCACGGCATACCCGGATCCACCCTGACCGACAACGGGATGGTCTACACCGTCCGCCTGGCCGGCCACGGCCGCCAAGGCGGCCGCAACGGCTTCGAGCAGCAACTACGCGACTGGCACGTGGTCCAGAAGAACTCCCGGCCCAACCATCCCACCACCTGCGGCAAGGTCGAGCGGTTCCAGCAGACCATGAAGAAGTGGCTCCGCGCCCAACCCGACCAACCCGCCACCATCGACCAGCTCCAGACCCTGCTCGACCGATTCGCCGCCGAATACAACCAGCACCGGCCGCACCGATCCCTGCCCCACCGCGCCACCCCAGCAGCGCTCTACGACACCATGCCCAAAGCCGTCCCAGGCCCCAGCCGCGACGCACAGACCCACGACCGGATCCGGCACGACCGCGTCGACAAGTCCGGCACCGTCACCCTGCGCGTGGCCGGCCAACTCAGACACATCGGCGTCGGCCGAACCCACAACCGAACCCACGTCATCCTGCTCGTCCAGGACCTCGACGTCCGCGTCATCAACGCCATCACCGGCGAACTCCTACGCGAGCTCACCATCGACACCAGCAAGGACTACCAACCCCGAAACGCGAAAGATCCGAACCCCCAGTGA
- a CDS encoding magnesium transporter CorA family protein gives MPPRTRCYRGGVLTDEDFPLEQLSDHVKDKLAVLWVDLCATDLAELQLVASELGLHELAVQDVAQGRQRPKFDRYDGHDFLSAYTVQLDMDSGQLVTAEMHAFVTPAVLVTVRPEENFSLDALLARWDDEAGLTRFGVGALLLGLLNFVVDGHFAAVESLDDQIEQLEDLLFDDRPHEQSVQRRSFELRKSLVRLRRVVLPMREVVNTLMRRDVGLVPDELMPYYQDVYDHVLRVTEWAESLRDLVNTILETNLTIQGNRLNIITKKITSWAAIIAVPTAITGFYGQNLPYPGFAQHSGFVTSSLLIVALSGALFITFRRKDWL, from the coding sequence ATGCCACCACGTACTCGCTGCTACCGCGGGGGCGTTCTCACCGATGAAGACTTCCCCCTGGAGCAGCTGTCCGATCACGTGAAAGACAAGTTGGCCGTTCTCTGGGTCGATCTGTGTGCCACGGATCTCGCAGAGCTGCAGTTGGTGGCGAGCGAGCTCGGACTGCACGAGCTGGCCGTCCAGGACGTCGCCCAAGGTCGTCAACGCCCTAAGTTCGACCGCTACGACGGACATGATTTCCTCAGCGCCTACACGGTGCAGCTCGACATGGACAGTGGTCAGCTGGTCACCGCCGAGATGCACGCGTTCGTCACCCCGGCCGTCCTCGTCACCGTACGGCCCGAGGAGAACTTCTCCCTCGATGCGTTGCTGGCCCGGTGGGACGACGAGGCTGGGCTCACCCGATTCGGAGTCGGCGCCCTGCTCCTCGGCCTGCTGAACTTCGTGGTCGACGGGCACTTCGCAGCAGTGGAGTCGCTCGACGACCAGATCGAGCAGCTGGAGGACCTCCTGTTCGATGACAGACCGCACGAGCAGAGCGTCCAACGGCGCAGCTTCGAGCTGCGCAAGAGTCTCGTGCGGCTCCGTCGCGTGGTCCTGCCCATGCGAGAAGTGGTCAACACCTTGATGCGACGGGACGTCGGGTTGGTCCCCGACGAGCTCATGCCCTACTACCAGGACGTCTACGACCACGTGCTGCGCGTGACCGAGTGGGCCGAGAGCCTGCGCGACCTCGTGAACACCATCCTGGAGACGAACCTGACGATCCAGGGCAACCGGCTCAACATCATCACCAAGAAGATCACCAGCTGGGCGGCCATCATCGCGGTGCCGACGGCGATCACCGGCTTCTACGGCCAGAACCTGCCGTATCCCGGGTTCGCCCAACACTCGGGCTTCGTCACGTCCTCACTCCTCATCGTTGCGCTCTCCGGTGCTCTCTTCATCACCTTCAGACGCAAGGACTGGCTCTGA
- a CDS encoding lipopolysaccharide assembly protein LapA domain-containing protein, whose translation MTTDSSIPGPDEERVGAGTPEAGTSATDPAPGFTRASAAWVATGVALLLLILLIVFVLQNSTKVAVHFLGLDGTIPLGMALLIAAVGGGVMVGIAGVARVTQLRRIARRTRRSPARP comes from the coding sequence ATGACGACCGACTCCTCCATCCCGGGACCCGACGAAGAACGGGTCGGAGCGGGCACACCCGAGGCCGGCACCTCAGCCACGGACCCCGCCCCTGGGTTCACTCGAGCAAGCGCCGCCTGGGTGGCCACCGGGGTCGCGCTGCTGCTGCTGATCCTCCTCATCGTGTTCGTCCTCCAGAACTCGACGAAGGTCGCGGTCCACTTCCTCGGTCTTGACGGGACGATCCCTCTCGGGATGGCCCTGTTGATCGCCGCAGTGGGCGGCGGCGTGATGGTAGGCATCGCCGGCGTCGCCCGGGTCACGCAGCTGCGCAGGATCGCCCGACGCACCAGACGAAGTCCAGCGCGCCCCTGA
- a CDS encoding SulP family inorganic anion transporter, which yields MSAPTVAQPAPDNSVWTALRSPKLLRTEVLAGLVVALALIPEAISFSIIAGVDPQVGLFASFTMAVAISFLGGRPAMISAATGAIALVIAPVMREHGLDYLIATVLLGGLIQVALGLGGFGKLMRFIPRSVMVGFVNALAILIFMAQVPYMVDVPWLVYPMIAIGIAVMVGLPRVTKVIPAPLVAIVALTGFTVLAAVTVPDVGDEGELPSSLPSLFFPDVPFNLDTLQIIAPYAVAMALVGLLESLMTAKLVDDITDTHSDKTRESWGQGAANVITGFFGGMGGCAMIGQTMINVKASGARTRISTFLAGVFLLILVVGFGDAVAIIPMAALVAVMIMVSVGTFDWHSIQPATLRRMPKSETTVMVATVAVTVATHNLAIGVVVGVLVAMTLFARRVAHLTETRRELVEDREGNATAIYRVTGELFFASSNDLYTQFEYAEDPDQVVIDLTDSHIWDASTVASLDAITTKYARKGKTATIVGLNPSSADRHERLTGQLATH from the coding sequence ATGTCCGCGCCCACCGTTGCGCAGCCCGCACCCGACAACAGCGTCTGGACCGCGCTGCGTTCGCCGAAGCTGCTGCGCACCGAGGTCCTCGCCGGCCTCGTCGTCGCGCTCGCGCTCATCCCCGAGGCGATCTCGTTCTCGATCATCGCAGGCGTCGACCCGCAGGTCGGGCTGTTCGCGTCCTTCACCATGGCCGTCGCCATCTCGTTCCTCGGCGGGCGCCCGGCGATGATCTCGGCCGCTACCGGCGCCATCGCGTTGGTCATCGCTCCCGTCATGCGCGAGCACGGCCTGGACTACCTGATCGCCACCGTCCTGCTCGGTGGTCTCATCCAGGTCGCGCTCGGCCTCGGCGGCTTCGGCAAGCTCATGCGGTTCATCCCGCGCTCGGTCATGGTCGGGTTCGTCAACGCCCTGGCCATCCTCATCTTCATGGCCCAGGTGCCCTACATGGTCGACGTGCCCTGGCTGGTCTACCCGATGATCGCCATCGGCATCGCGGTGATGGTCGGCCTCCCGCGGGTCACCAAGGTGATCCCGGCTCCGCTGGTCGCCATCGTCGCGCTGACCGGGTTCACCGTCCTGGCAGCCGTCACCGTCCCCGACGTGGGGGACGAGGGCGAGCTGCCCAGCTCGCTGCCGAGCCTGTTCTTCCCCGATGTGCCGTTCAACCTCGACACGCTCCAGATCATCGCCCCCTACGCGGTGGCGATGGCGCTGGTCGGGCTGCTGGAGTCGCTGATGACCGCCAAGCTCGTCGACGACATCACCGACACCCACTCCGACAAGACCCGGGAGTCGTGGGGCCAGGGCGCCGCAAACGTCATCACCGGGTTCTTCGGCGGCATGGGCGGCTGCGCCATGATCGGTCAGACGATGATCAACGTGAAGGCCTCCGGGGCCCGCACCCGCATCTCGACCTTCCTGGCCGGGGTGTTCTTGCTCATCCTGGTCGTCGGCTTCGGCGACGCCGTAGCCATCATCCCGATGGCCGCGCTGGTCGCGGTCATGATCATGGTCTCGGTCGGAACCTTCGACTGGCACTCCATCCAACCCGCCACCCTGCGCCGGATGCCGAAGTCAGAGACCACCGTCATGGTCGCCACCGTCGCGGTCACCGTCGCCACCCACAACCTCGCCATCGGCGTCGTTGTGGGCGTCCTGGTCGCCATGACCCTCTTCGCCCGCCGTGTTGCCCACCTCACCGAGACCCGCCGCGAGCTCGTCGAGGACCGCGAGGGGAACGCCACGGCCATCTACCGCGTCACCGGCGAGCTCTTCTTCGCCTCCTCCAACGACCTGTACACCCAGTTCGAGTACGCCGAAGACCCCGACCAGGTCGTCATCGACCTCACCGACTCCCACATCTGGGACGCCTCCACCGTCGCCTCACTCGACGCCATCACCACCAAGTACGCCCGCAAGGGCAAGACCGCCACCATCGTCGGCCTCAACCCCTCCAGCGCCGACCGCCACGAACGACTCACCGGACAGCTCGCCACTCACTGA
- a CDS encoding MerR family transcriptional regulator — MTSKVDLSDTGRDEAGLRSSAVMHIGEVAARTELSLRSLRHWEEVGLLAPSGRTEGGFRLYTEDDVEKILVIRRMKPLGFTLDEMKAVLDDIEALRDPATSDTAQVEARDRLASVQAEAADRRHKLVRQLEMADEFIGLLARETTTRR; from the coding sequence GTGACCAGCAAGGTGGATTTGTCGGACACGGGGCGCGACGAGGCCGGGCTTCGGTCGTCGGCCGTCATGCACATCGGCGAGGTCGCCGCCCGAACGGAGCTGTCGCTGCGCAGCCTGCGGCACTGGGAGGAGGTGGGCCTGCTCGCACCCTCGGGTCGCACCGAGGGCGGGTTCCGGCTCTATACCGAGGACGACGTCGAGAAGATCTTGGTCATCCGCCGCATGAAGCCGCTCGGCTTCACCCTGGACGAGATGAAGGCCGTCCTCGACGACATCGAGGCCCTACGAGACCCCGCAACCTCGGACACCGCCCAGGTCGAGGCACGAGACCGTCTGGCCTCGGTCCAGGCAGAAGCCGCCGACCGACGCCACAAGTTGGTCCGACAGCTCGAGATGGCAGACGAGTTCATCGGCCTCCTCGCCCGGGAGACCACGACCCGCCGGTAG
- a CDS encoding Txe/YoeB family addiction module toxin produces the protein MRLVWDANAWEDYLWWQTQDRKVLKRINLLIHDVVPNGNEGIGKPEPLKHDFAGYWSRRITDEHRLVYKVTNTEVRIAACRYHYGR, from the coding sequence ATGCGGCTGGTCTGGGACGCCAATGCCTGGGAGGACTACCTGTGGTGGCAGACCCAGGACCGCAAGGTGCTGAAGCGCATCAACCTGCTCATCCACGACGTCGTGCCCAACGGCAACGAAGGCATCGGCAAGCCCGAGCCGCTCAAGCATGACTTCGCCGGCTACTGGTCACGGCGGATCACCGACGAACACCGGCTGGTCTACAAGGTCACCAACACTGAAGTCCGCATCGCCGCCTGCCGCTACCACTACGGCCGCTGA
- a CDS encoding type II toxin-antitoxin system Phd/YefM family antitoxin, with the protein MVKTLSYTESRARYAQVLDDVVNDREEVVITRAGHPSVVIVSLEDFESLRETAYLLRSPANARRLLDAMERLEADAGQSHDLLDAD; encoded by the coding sequence ATGGTGAAGACGCTGAGCTACACCGAGTCCCGAGCACGCTATGCCCAGGTGCTCGATGACGTGGTCAACGACCGAGAGGAAGTTGTGATCACACGAGCCGGTCATCCGTCGGTGGTGATCGTCTCGTTGGAGGACTTCGAGTCCCTGCGAGAAACCGCCTACCTGTTGCGATCGCCTGCCAACGCTCGTCGCCTGCTCGACGCCATGGAGCGTCTGGAGGCCGATGCAGGGCAGAGCCACGACCTCCTCGACGCCGACTGA
- a CDS encoding UPF0182 family protein, translating to MFGQPARPAAEPPAVPRRSRALVITAAVLLVGFLLLTAFASFWTERQWFDSFGFGGVFSTLLWTRVGLFVTSGVVMGAFVALNMYLAYRFRPYFRPASSEQDNLDRYRGAVTPLRGWLLAGVSVVLGLFAGASGAGQWREFTLWRNSVPFGTKDPFFDRDVSYYVFELPWWHYVVDFTMAVAVIGLLAAAVVHYLYGGIRLQVSRDRLSPAAQAQFSALLGLFVLAKGVDYWLDRFDLLNEEGSLITGMNFTDDKAVLPAKNILLGISIICAVLFFLNIWRKTWVLPSVGVALLALSAILLGLIWPGVVQRFQVSPSEPDKEAPYIEKNIAATRAAYGIDDVDVKRYTSAPELDAQLAALDADTSSVPLVDPQLVKQTFEQQQQVRAYYTVADVLDVDRYTLGGQERAMVLGVRELDQEGLAPGDRNWSNLHTVYTHGTGMIAAYANQRPGDNRSQAAGIQWAEGQEDGQSALAEMEGEPYEPRVYFGELSPSYSIVGKASDGPDVELDLPQGEEDDTSAATTYDGDAGVPVGGLFNKLLYAVKFGEPNMLLSSRVNENSKILYDRNPRRMVEKVAPWLTVDADPYPVVVDGRIQWILDGYTVTDQYPQSERESFEDMTDDSLQQAPGFQTLPTDEVNYVRNAVKATVDAYDGTVKLYAWDEEDPILQAWRGAFPDVVQDKDEIPESLMSHLRYPEDLFKAQRFQFARYHVQDPKDWYQNNNRWEVPEDPNDKDNQQPPYRLFLNRQAEGEEEPAEGQVWSLTSVYVPRDKANLAAFVSVNSDANSPDYGKIEALELADERTNGPALVANEIASDEDVRDELFSFDQGGINPRYGNLLTMPVGDGLMYVQPLYAARDSSESSYPILSFVLVSYGGRVGIDTTLRGAIADVLGVEDSETATPTEPEGGEETPSEPAESVNAQVRKLLDQAAAKFEEAGAAQREGDTVGWAEAIADAEALIDEAVELTDE from the coding sequence ATGTTCGGCCAGCCGGCCCGGCCGGCGGCGGAGCCGCCCGCGGTGCCCAGGCGGTCACGGGCGCTGGTGATCACGGCCGCGGTGCTCCTGGTGGGCTTCCTGCTGCTCACCGCGTTCGCGTCCTTCTGGACCGAGCGGCAGTGGTTCGACTCCTTCGGCTTCGGCGGGGTGTTCAGCACCCTGCTGTGGACCCGCGTCGGACTGTTCGTCACCTCCGGAGTCGTGATGGGCGCCTTCGTCGCGCTCAACATGTACCTGGCCTACCGGTTCCGTCCCTACTTCCGCCCCGCGTCCAGCGAGCAGGACAACCTCGATCGCTACCGCGGAGCGGTCACCCCGCTGCGGGGATGGCTGCTCGCCGGCGTCTCGGTCGTGCTGGGGCTGTTCGCCGGAGCCTCCGGTGCCGGACAGTGGCGCGAGTTCACCCTGTGGCGCAACTCGGTGCCGTTCGGCACCAAGGACCCGTTCTTCGACCGCGACGTGAGCTACTACGTCTTCGAGCTGCCGTGGTGGCACTACGTCGTGGACTTCACGATGGCGGTCGCCGTCATCGGGCTGCTGGCCGCCGCGGTCGTGCACTACCTGTACGGCGGCATCCGGCTGCAGGTGAGCCGGGACCGGCTCAGCCCGGCCGCGCAGGCGCAGTTCTCCGCGCTCCTGGGTCTCTTCGTCCTCGCGAAGGGCGTCGACTACTGGCTCGACCGCTTCGACCTCCTCAACGAGGAGGGCAGCCTGATCACGGGGATGAACTTCACCGACGACAAGGCGGTGCTGCCGGCCAAGAACATCCTGCTGGGGATCTCGATCATCTGCGCCGTGCTCTTCTTCCTCAACATCTGGCGCAAGACCTGGGTGCTGCCCTCGGTGGGCGTCGCTCTGCTGGCGCTCTCGGCGATCCTGCTCGGCCTGATCTGGCCGGGCGTCGTGCAGCGGTTCCAGGTCTCGCCGAGCGAGCCGGACAAGGAGGCGCCGTACATCGAGAAGAACATCGCCGCGACCAGAGCGGCGTACGGCATCGACGACGTCGACGTGAAGCGCTACACCAGCGCCCCCGAGCTCGACGCCCAGCTGGCGGCCCTGGACGCCGACACCTCGTCGGTCCCCCTGGTCGACCCCCAGCTGGTGAAGCAGACCTTCGAGCAGCAGCAGCAGGTCCGCGCCTACTACACCGTGGCCGACGTGCTCGACGTCGACCGCTACACCCTCGGCGGCCAGGAGCGCGCCATGGTGCTCGGGGTCCGCGAGCTCGACCAGGAGGGTCTGGCCCCGGGGGACCGCAACTGGTCCAACCTGCACACCGTCTACACACACGGCACCGGGATGATCGCGGCGTACGCCAACCAGCGTCCCGGGGACAACCGGAGCCAGGCCGCCGGGATCCAGTGGGCCGAGGGTCAGGAGGACGGACAGAGCGCCCTGGCCGAGATGGAGGGCGAGCCCTACGAGCCGCGCGTCTACTTCGGTGAGCTGAGCCCGAGCTACTCGATCGTCGGCAAGGCCTCCGACGGGCCCGACGTCGAGCTCGACCTGCCCCAGGGCGAGGAGGACGACACCAGCGCCGCCACCACCTACGACGGCGACGCCGGCGTGCCGGTGGGCGGACTGTTCAACAAGCTGCTGTACGCGGTGAAGTTCGGCGAGCCGAACATGCTGCTCTCCTCGCGGGTCAACGAGAACAGCAAGATCCTCTACGACCGCAACCCCCGCCGGATGGTCGAGAAGGTCGCCCCCTGGCTCACCGTGGATGCAGACCCCTACCCGGTCGTCGTCGACGGCCGCATCCAGTGGATCCTCGACGGCTACACCGTCACCGACCAGTACCCGCAGTCCGAGCGGGAGTCCTTCGAGGACATGACCGACGACTCGCTGCAGCAGGCGCCTGGCTTCCAGACCCTGCCCACCGACGAGGTCAACTACGTGCGCAACGCGGTCAAGGCGACGGTCGACGCCTACGACGGCACCGTGAAGCTCTACGCCTGGGACGAGGAGGACCCGATCCTCCAGGCCTGGCGCGGCGCCTTCCCCGACGTGGTCCAGGACAAGGACGAGATCCCCGAGTCCCTGATGTCGCACCTGCGCTACCCCGAGGACCTGTTCAAGGCCCAGCGGTTCCAGTTCGCCCGCTACCACGTCCAGGACCCCAAGGACTGGTACCAGAACAACAACCGCTGGGAGGTCCCGGAGGACCCGAACGACAAGGACAACCAGCAGCCGCCGTACCGCCTGTTCCTGAACCGGCAGGCCGAGGGCGAGGAGGAGCCGGCGGAGGGTCAGGTCTGGTCCCTCACCTCGGTGTACGTGCCTCGCGACAAGGCCAACCTGGCTGCTTTCGTCTCGGTCAACTCCGACGCCAACAGTCCGGACTACGGCAAGATCGAGGCCCTGGAGCTGGCCGACGAGCGGACCAACGGGCCAGCGCTGGTGGCCAACGAGATCGCCTCGGACGAGGACGTGCGTGACGAGCTGTTCTCGTTCGACCAGGGTGGCATCAACCCGCGCTACGGCAACCTGCTGACCATGCCGGTGGGCGACGGGCTGATGTACGTGCAGCCGCTGTACGCCGCTCGTGACTCCTCGGAGTCCTCCTACCCGATCCTGAGCTTCGTGCTCGTCTCCTACGGCGGACGGGTCGGCATCGACACCACGCTGCGCGGCGCGATCGCCGACGTGCTGGGTGTGGAGGACTCCGAGACCGCCACTCCCACCGAGCCCGAAGGTGGGGAGGAGACCCCGTCGGAGCCCGCGGAGTCGGTGAACGCCCAGGTGCGCAAGCTGCTCGACCAGGCCGCGGCCAAGTTCGAGGAGGCCGGGGCTGCCCAGCGCGAGGGGGACACCGTCGGTTGGGCCGAGGCGATCGCCGACGCCGAGGCGCTGATCGACGAGGCCGTGGAGCTGACCGACGAGTGA
- a CDS encoding PPA1309 family protein, producing MTDPQIQVTLPDPALAAAVLEIETHVASLGWDQPARMYALVGTQRLVESEPELAASMGLDQSAAMGSLTPVEQERLPVDQPLEQVLESIVWPERVDGCAVALERLVLPPGSDAELPEDPTEAGEFARNHPLRQEVRLVAGVTRTGSTYCALRLRAHDDQQSVVDGTDLVPGLIALLSSTFDDEETQ from the coding sequence ATGACGGACCCACAGATCCAGGTGACTCTTCCCGATCCTGCCCTGGCTGCGGCGGTGCTCGAGATCGAGACGCACGTCGCGAGCCTGGGCTGGGACCAGCCGGCCCGGATGTATGCCCTGGTCGGCACCCAGCGGCTCGTCGAGTCCGAGCCGGAACTGGCCGCCAGCATGGGTCTGGACCAGTCCGCGGCGATGGGGTCGCTGACCCCGGTCGAGCAGGAACGCCTCCCGGTGGACCAGCCGCTGGAGCAGGTGCTGGAGTCCATCGTCTGGCCGGAGCGCGTCGACGGGTGCGCGGTCGCCCTGGAGCGGCTGGTGCTGCCACCCGGCTCGGACGCCGAGCTCCCCGAGGACCCGACGGAGGCCGGTGAGTTCGCACGGAACCACCCGTTGCGGCAGGAGGTGCGCCTGGTTGCGGGCGTCACCCGCACCGGCTCGACGTACTGCGCGTTGCGGCTGCGCGCCCACGACGACCAGCAGTCGGTCGTGGACGGCACCGACCTGGTGCCCGGCCTGATCGCCCTGCTTTCCAGCACGTTCGACGACGAGGAGACCCAGTGA
- a CDS encoding YlbL family protein, whose translation MSQRTLAGVLAVPLIVALWLAAVFTPLPYVTYEPGLTVNVLGESDGHEIVQVSGAKTYRDDGQLRLTTVYVSRPQATVNLFEVLAAWADPDDAVLPYDSVYSPDQTREESKIEGAVQMVSSQDTAIATALTELGYEVSPVVEVLSVSEGLPADGKLEVRDQLVEVGGRPIADADDVVAAVDAAPAGKPLEFVIQRDGKRLTTQVTPTLVDGDKRVGITPGAGYDFPFDVSVSLDSSIGGPSAGLLFALSVYDTLTPGSLTGGNIVAGTGTLDAEGKVGPIGGVAQKIAAAREADAGLFLVPADNCDEAVHAENGDMRLVRVETMKSALEAVQDWAADQQVELPSCERNSTS comes from the coding sequence ATGAGTCAACGGACCTTGGCGGGTGTTCTCGCGGTGCCGTTGATCGTCGCGCTGTGGCTGGCGGCCGTTTTCACCCCCCTTCCGTACGTCACCTACGAGCCAGGACTGACCGTCAACGTGCTCGGCGAGTCCGACGGCCACGAGATCGTCCAGGTCTCCGGGGCCAAGACCTACCGCGACGACGGGCAGCTGCGTCTGACCACCGTCTACGTGTCCCGCCCCCAGGCCACGGTCAACCTCTTCGAGGTCCTCGCCGCCTGGGCGGACCCCGACGACGCCGTGCTGCCCTACGACTCGGTCTACAGCCCGGACCAGACGCGTGAGGAGAGCAAGATCGAGGGCGCGGTGCAGATGGTCTCCTCCCAGGACACCGCCATCGCGACGGCCTTGACCGAGCTCGGCTACGAGGTCAGTCCGGTGGTCGAGGTGCTCTCGGTCAGCGAGGGCCTGCCCGCGGACGGCAAGCTCGAGGTCAGGGACCAGCTCGTGGAGGTAGGCGGGCGGCCCATCGCCGACGCCGACGACGTGGTCGCAGCGGTCGACGCAGCGCCCGCGGGCAAGCCGTTGGAGTTCGTCATCCAGCGCGACGGGAAGCGGCTCACCACCCAGGTCACCCCGACCCTGGTGGACGGCGACAAACGGGTCGGGATCACCCCGGGCGCCGGCTACGACTTCCCCTTCGACGTCTCGGTGAGCCTGGACTCCAGCATCGGCGGACCGAGCGCGGGCCTGCTCTTCGCGCTGTCGGTCTACGACACCCTCACTCCGGGCTCGCTGACCGGCGGCAACATCGTGGCCGGCACCGGCACCCTGGACGCCGAGGGCAAGGTGGGGCCCATCGGGGGAGTGGCCCAGAAGATCGCCGCCGCCAGGGAGGCCGACGCCGGCCTGTTCCTCGTGCCGGCGGACAACTGCGACGAGGCGGTGCACGCCGAGAACGGCGACATGCGCCTGGTGCGCGTCGAGACCATGAAGTCCGCCCTCGAGGCGGTCCAGGACTGGGCGGCAGACCAACAGGTCGAACTGCCGTCGTGTGAAAGGAACTCCACGTCATGA
- a CDS encoding molybdenum cofactor biosynthesis protein MoaE yields the protein MSSRDAVRLVDLRESDLDVAEVLAALDDPAAGGLTLFVGRVRDHDGGRGVDGLDYSAHPSALDKLREVAGRIVQEHDVLGVAAVHRTGTLRVGDIAVVVAATAAHRDGAFRACRALIDTLKAEVPVWKHQRFDDGDEEWVGTP from the coding sequence GTGAGCTCTCGTGACGCCGTACGGCTGGTGGACCTGCGCGAGTCCGACCTGGACGTCGCCGAGGTGCTGGCAGCCCTGGACGATCCTGCCGCCGGCGGACTGACGCTCTTCGTCGGTCGGGTCCGCGACCACGACGGCGGGCGAGGTGTGGACGGGCTCGACTACTCCGCCCATCCCAGCGCCCTGGACAAGCTGCGCGAGGTGGCCGGTCGGATCGTGCAGGAGCACGACGTGCTGGGGGTGGCGGCCGTGCACCGGACCGGGACGCTGCGGGTCGGGGACATCGCCGTGGTGGTCGCGGCCACCGCCGCGCACCGGGACGGCGCCTTCCGGGCCTGCCGGGCCCTGATCGACACCCTCAAGGCCGAGGTGCCGGTCTGGAAGCACCAGCGCTTCGACGACGGCGACGAGGAGTGGGTCGGCACCCCCTGA